A window of the Juglans microcarpa x Juglans regia isolate MS1-56 chromosome 5D, Jm3101_v1.0, whole genome shotgun sequence genome harbors these coding sequences:
- the LOC121264434 gene encoding protein MIZU-KUSSEI 1 — MGKFDALRRLLPSCFFPTSQTNAATATTTTKKRLSTSLREDLPDYTEQDIHKNQDRDSQASSTSSDSVPASITSSTTPLAQPRPSRSMVVGTIFGPRRGHVWFCVQQDRLSSRPTVLLELSILTNQLVKEMRGGLVRIALECDKSELGSCPLRSVPVWTMHCNGLKLGFAAKRKASERVRSMLKTMQSTTVGAGVIPAGFGSSASEEIIYMRANYEHVVGNSDSESFHLINLDECSTGQEFSVFLLRSRNGKFL, encoded by the coding sequence ATGGGCAAGTTCGACGCCCTCCGTCGATTACTCCCTTCTTGCTTCTTCCCCACCTCGCAAACCAACGCCGCCACCGCCACAACCACCACCAAGAAACGCCTCAGCACCTCGCTCCGGGAAGATCTGCCCGACTACACTGAACAAGATATTCACAAGAATCAAGACCGAGACTCCCAGGCATCTTCCACCTCCAGTGATAGCGTTCCGGCTTCCATCACCTCCAGTACTACCCCTCTTGCCCAGCCTCGCCCTTCCAGATCGATGGTGGTCGGCACCATTTTCGGGCCCCGCCGCGGCCACGTCTGGTTTTGTGTCCAACAAGACCGCCTCTCCTCCAGACCCACCGTCCTCCTCGAGCTTTCCATCTTGACCAACCAGCTCGTCAAAGAAATGCGAGGCGGGCTCGTTCGTATCGCCCTCGAGTGCGACAAGTCCGAGCTAGGGTCGTGCCCTCTCCGCTCGGTTCCCGTCTGGACCATGCACTGCAACGGCCTCAAGCTCGGGTTCGCGGCCAAGAGAAAGGCAAGCGAGCGGGTCAGATCGATGCTGAAGACCATGCAATCCACGACGGTCGGAGCAGGAGTCATACCGGCAGGGTTCGGGTCTTCGGCGTCGGAGGAGATAATTTACATGAGGGCTAATTATGAGCATGTGGTGGGGAACTCGGACTCGGAGTCGTTCCACCTCATAAACCTGGACGAGTGCAGTACTGGTCAAGAATTCAGCGTGTTCTTGCTTAGGTCCAGGAATGGGAAATTCCTTTGA